A window of the Nocardia sp. NBC_01329 genome harbors these coding sequences:
- the pdxT gene encoding pyridoxal 5'-phosphate synthase glutaminase subunit PdxT — translation MAEPEAGAAPTQPTIGVLALQGDVREHIAVLAECGARPVLVRRPAELAAVDALVLPGGESTAISKLLEIFELLEPLRARLRAGMPAFGSCAGMILLASEVLDTRPDAQHLNGIDMTVRRNAFGRQVDSFETDVEFTGLPGGPVRAVFIRAPWVERAGDGVEVLARVPGGPAAGRIVAVRQGPVVATAFHPEVTGDHRVHRMFVDLVRGVALSTDTVPST, via the coding sequence GTGGCCGAGCCGGAGGCCGGTGCCGCACCCACCCAGCCCACGATCGGCGTGCTGGCCCTGCAGGGTGATGTCCGGGAACATATCGCCGTACTCGCCGAGTGCGGTGCCCGCCCGGTCCTGGTCCGCCGACCAGCCGAACTGGCCGCGGTCGATGCGCTGGTACTGCCCGGTGGGGAATCCACCGCGATCAGCAAACTGCTGGAGATCTTCGAACTGCTCGAACCGCTACGGGCCCGGCTGCGCGCCGGGATGCCGGCCTTCGGGTCCTGCGCCGGTATGATCCTGCTCGCGAGCGAGGTGCTCGACACCCGCCCTGATGCCCAGCACCTGAACGGAATCGATATGACGGTGCGCCGCAATGCCTTCGGGCGTCAGGTCGATTCGTTCGAGACCGATGTCGAGTTCACCGGTCTGCCCGGAGGTCCGGTCCGGGCGGTGTTCATCCGGGCCCCGTGGGTAGAGCGGGCCGGCGACGGGGTCGAGGTGCTGGCCCGGGTACCGGGTGGTCCGGCCGCGGGGCGGATCGTCGCAGTACGGCAGGGCCCGGTCGTGGCCACCGCCTTCCACCCGGAAGTGACCGGTGATCACCGTGTGCACCGAATGTTCGTCGATCTGGTGCGTGGCGTAGCGTTATCGACCGATACCGTGCCATCGACCTGA
- a CDS encoding YebC/PmpR family DNA-binding transcriptional regulator codes for MSGHSKWATTKHKKAAIDAKRGKLFAKLIKNIEVAARTGGGDPEGNPTLFDAIQKAKKSSVPNDNIERARKRGGGEEAGGADWQTIMYEGYGPNGVAVLIECLTDNRNRAAGEVRVAMTRNGGNMADPGSVSYLFHRKGVVTLEKNGLSEDDVLTAVLDAGAEEVNDLGESFEVISEPGDLIEVRKALQSSDIDYDSAESGFQPSVSVAVDAEGARKVFKLVDALEDSDDVQNVYTNVDISDEVLAELDAD; via the coding sequence ATGAGCGGCCACTCCAAATGGGCCACCACCAAGCACAAGAAGGCAGCGATCGATGCCAAGCGTGGCAAGCTCTTTGCCAAGCTGATCAAGAACATCGAGGTGGCGGCCCGGACCGGCGGTGGCGATCCGGAAGGCAACCCGACGCTGTTCGATGCCATCCAGAAGGCCAAGAAGTCCTCGGTTCCCAACGATAATATCGAGCGCGCACGTAAGCGCGGCGGCGGCGAGGAAGCCGGCGGCGCCGACTGGCAGACGATCATGTACGAGGGCTACGGCCCCAACGGGGTCGCCGTGCTGATCGAGTGCCTCACCGACAACCGCAACCGGGCCGCCGGTGAGGTGCGCGTCGCCATGACCCGCAACGGCGGGAACATGGCAGACCCGGGATCGGTCTCGTATCTGTTCCACCGCAAGGGTGTCGTCACTCTCGAGAAGAACGGTCTCTCGGAGGACGATGTGCTGACGGCGGTCCTGGACGCCGGTGCCGAGGAGGTCAACGATCTCGGCGAATCGTTCGAGGTGATCAGCGAGCCCGGTGATCTGATCGAGGTCCGGAAGGCGCTGCAGTCCTCCGACATCGACTACGACTCGGCGGAATCGGGTTTCCAGCCGTCGGTGAGTGTCGCGGTCGACGCGGAGGGCGCCCGGAAGGTGTTCAAGCTGGTCGACGCGCTGGAGGACAGCGACGACGTCCAGAACGTCTACACCAATGTCGATATCTCCGACGAGGTACTCGCCGAACTGGATGCCGACTAG
- a CDS encoding SRPBCC family protein, translating to MSIRPTGRLEPTPGGHDLILTRTYRAPIEDVWAGITESERTARWFGPWEGDAGPGRTIRVKQSYEEGQPWSEYTIEICDPPSRLALRAVDEHGSWHLEVTLSEQDGQTELEFVHHLDSTRELPEIGPGWDYYLDAFGASRSDARRPDFDDYYPALRDYYTNLTD from the coding sequence ATGAGCATCCGTCCCACCGGCCGCTTGGAACCCACACCGGGCGGTCACGATCTGATCCTCACCCGCACCTACCGCGCGCCCATCGAGGACGTCTGGGCCGGTATCACCGAATCCGAGCGCACCGCCCGCTGGTTCGGGCCGTGGGAGGGCGATGCGGGACCTGGCCGGACAATCCGGGTGAAGCAGTCCTACGAGGAAGGACAACCGTGGAGCGAGTACACCATCGAGATATGCGACCCACCGAGTCGGCTCGCCCTGCGCGCCGTGGACGAGCACGGCAGCTGGCATCTCGAGGTGACGCTCTCCGAGCAGGACGGGCAGACCGAGTTGGAATTCGTCCACCATCTGGATTCGACTCGGGAGCTTCCCGAGATCGGGCCGGGGTGGGATTACTATCTCGACGCGTTCGGGGCGTCGCGCAGCGATGCGCGACGCCCCGACTTCGACGATTACTATCCCGCGTTGCGGGATTACTACACGAACCTCACCGACTAG
- a CDS encoding metalloregulator ArsR/SmtB family transcription factor: protein MDEVAAAIADPIRREILEMLRGTRHTAGAIAARFPISRPAISRHLRVLRDSGLVRDELVGRQRYYALDTAPLRDLRTWLTALDAPATWEHRLDALATEVYRTRRERRDDTIRPEPGAPRSGNSAISDDEEHSA from the coding sequence GTGGACGAGGTGGCCGCGGCGATTGCCGACCCGATACGGCGGGAGATCCTGGAGATGCTGCGCGGCACCCGCCACACCGCGGGCGCCATCGCGGCCCGGTTCCCGATCAGCCGGCCCGCAATCAGCCGGCATCTGCGGGTCCTGCGCGACAGCGGCCTGGTTCGCGACGAACTGGTGGGGCGGCAGCGGTACTACGCCCTGGACACCGCGCCACTGCGCGACTTGCGCACCTGGCTCACCGCCCTGGACGCACCCGCAACCTGGGAACACCGGCTCGACGCGCTGGCTACCGAGGTCTACCGAACCCGGCGAGAACGCCGGGACGACACCATCCGGCCGGAGCCGGGCGCACCGCGTTCCGGTAATTCGGCAATTTCCGACGACGAGGAGCACTCGGCATGA
- the ruvC gene encoding crossover junction endodeoxyribonuclease RuvC, producing MRVMGVDPGLTRCGVSMVEGGTGRTVRAIAVDVVRTPADMDLSQRLLRISDAAEEWMDTHHPEVVAVERVFAQHNVRTAMGTAQAGGVIALAAARREIPVMFHTPSEVKAAVTGSGTADKKQVTAMVTRILGLAAPPKPADAADALALAICHCWRAPLLERMARAEALAARARQQYTQRLEQQRKAVRG from the coding sequence GTGCGGGTGATGGGCGTCGACCCCGGGCTCACCCGGTGCGGGGTGAGCATGGTCGAAGGGGGAACCGGGCGCACCGTCCGGGCGATCGCGGTCGATGTGGTCCGCACTCCGGCCGATATGGATCTTTCCCAGCGCCTGCTGCGTATCTCCGACGCCGCCGAGGAATGGATGGACACCCACCATCCCGAGGTCGTGGCGGTCGAGCGTGTGTTCGCGCAGCACAATGTGCGCACCGCCATGGGTACCGCACAGGCCGGCGGCGTTATCGCGCTGGCAGCCGCGCGCCGCGAGATCCCGGTGATGTTCCATACTCCCAGTGAGGTGAAGGCGGCCGTCACCGGTAGCGGCACCGCGGACAAGAAACAGGTGACCGCCATGGTCACCCGGATCCTCGGGCTCGCGGCACCACCGAAACCGGCCGATGCCGCCGATGCGCTCGCACTCGCCATCTGTCACTGCTGGCGGGCGCCGCTGCTGGAACGGATGGCCAGGGCCGAGGCCCTGGCCGCGCGAGCTCGGCAGCAGTACACACAACGACTGGAACAGCAGCGGAAGGCGGTGCGCGGGTGA
- the ruvA gene encoding Holliday junction branch migration protein RuvA: MIASIRGEVLELALDHVVLEASGVGYQLNATPATLAGLTRGEQARLYTALIVREDSMTLYGFADTEARDLFGLLQTVSGVGPRLAMAVLAVLEPEALRKALAAGDIAALTRVPGIGKRGAERMVVELRDKVNLVPVPADGTAAVVPVHTPVRDQVVEALTGLGFPLKQAESAVDAVLTENPDAGNSAALRAALAVLGKNR, encoded by the coding sequence GTGATCGCGTCCATTCGCGGCGAAGTTCTCGAACTCGCCCTCGACCATGTGGTGCTGGAGGCGTCCGGCGTCGGATACCAGCTCAACGCGACCCCCGCGACGCTGGCCGGGCTCACCCGTGGTGAGCAGGCCCGGCTGTATACGGCGCTGATCGTGCGCGAGGACTCCATGACCCTGTACGGGTTCGCCGACACCGAGGCGCGCGATCTGTTCGGCCTGCTGCAGACCGTATCCGGGGTCGGTCCCCGACTGGCCATGGCCGTGCTGGCGGTGCTGGAGCCCGAGGCGTTGCGCAAGGCGCTGGCCGCCGGGGATATCGCGGCGCTCACCCGCGTTCCGGGGATCGGTAAACGTGGGGCCGAACGGATGGTCGTGGAACTGCGGGACAAGGTGAATCTGGTTCCGGTACCAGCGGACGGCACTGCCGCGGTCGTGCCGGTACACACTCCGGTCCGCGATCAGGTGGTGGAGGCACTCACCGGTCTCGGGTTCCCGCTCAAACAGGCCGAATCGGCAGTGGACGCCGTCTTGACCGAGAATCCGGACGCCGGGAATTCGGCTGCGTTGCGTGCCGCGCTCGCGGTTCTGGGTAAGAACCGGTAG